From a single Ensifer adhaerens genomic region:
- a CDS encoding acetyl-CoA carboxylase, biotin carboxylase subunit → MMFDTVLIANRGEIALRILRACRSLGLKTVAIHSEVDRELRHVQLADKSLCIGPASPRDSYLNIASILLAAKATGAGAIHPGYGFLSEHAGFAEAVEKAGLVFIGPPAEAIRVMGDKIAAKAAMRAAGVPCVPGSEGALSDEAWRVRHVAAEVGYPLIVKASGGGGGRGMRIVRREEDLADAVALTREEAGRAFNNPDVYIEMFLEHPRHIEIQVLADNHGNVVVLGERDCSMQRRHQKVIEEAPAPGIPREAIERVGARCVAACRQMGYRGAGTFEFLYENGDFFFIEMNTRVQVEHPVTEMVTGIDIVREQNRIAMGEPLSFKQSDLVLRGHAIECRINAEDPFAFTPAPGRVEAHRPPGGPGIRLDTHLYDGYEVPPHYDSLVAKLIAYGETREEAVIRMKAALDEYVIGGLRTTIPLHRALMDEPGFRAGGFDIHHLAALIADGHLKAEDGP, encoded by the coding sequence ATGATGTTCGATACGGTTCTCATCGCCAACCGGGGGGAGATCGCGCTACGTATCCTGCGCGCCTGCCGGTCGCTGGGCCTGAAGACGGTCGCCATTCACTCGGAAGTCGATCGCGAGCTGCGCCATGTGCAGCTGGCCGACAAGAGCCTTTGCATCGGCCCCGCGTCGCCGCGCGACAGCTATCTCAACATCGCCTCCATCCTGCTCGCCGCGAAGGCGACCGGGGCAGGAGCGATCCACCCCGGCTATGGCTTTCTGTCGGAGCATGCCGGTTTTGCGGAGGCGGTGGAAAAGGCAGGTCTCGTCTTCATCGGTCCGCCGGCCGAGGCGATCCGCGTGATGGGCGACAAGATCGCGGCCAAGGCGGCGATGCGGGCGGCAGGCGTGCCCTGCGTTCCCGGCTCCGAGGGCGCGCTCTCTGATGAAGCCTGGCGGGTGCGCCATGTCGCCGCCGAAGTCGGCTATCCGCTCATCGTGAAGGCCTCCGGCGGTGGCGGCGGCCGCGGCATGCGCATCGTTCGCCGCGAGGAGGATCTGGCCGATGCCGTGGCGCTGACGCGGGAGGAGGCTGGACGCGCCTTCAACAATCCCGACGTCTATATCGAGATGTTTCTCGAACATCCGCGTCATATCGAAATTCAGGTGCTCGCCGACAATCATGGGAATGTGGTCGTGCTCGGCGAACGCGATTGCTCGATGCAGCGCCGACATCAGAAGGTGATCGAGGAGGCGCCGGCGCCCGGCATTCCACGCGAGGCGATCGAGCGGGTCGGAGCGCGCTGCGTGGCGGCGTGCAGGCAGATGGGTTATCGCGGGGCGGGAACGTTTGAATTCCTCTACGAGAACGGCGACTTCTTCTTCATCGAAATGAATACTCGCGTTCAGGTCGAACATCCCGTGACCGAGATGGTGACGGGGATCGATATCGTGCGCGAGCAGAACAGGATCGCCATGGGAGAGCCGTTGTCATTCAAACAGAGCGATCTCGTGCTCCGCGGCCATGCGATCGAATGCCGGATCAATGCCGAAGATCCCTTTGCCTTCACGCCGGCCCCCGGCCGAGTCGAGGCTCATAGGCCGCCGGGCGGGCCGGGGATAAGGCTCGACACGCATCTTTACGACGGCTACGAGGTGCCGCCCCACTACGACTCGCTCGTCGCCAAGCTGATTGCCTATGGAGAAACCCGCGAGGAGGCGGTGATCCGAATGAAGGCGGCCTTGGACGAATATGTGATCGGGGGGCTGAGGACCACCATCCCGCTGCACCGCGCATTGATGGACGAGCCGGGTTTTCGGGCGGGCGGATTCGACATTCATCATCTGGCAGCGCTGATTGCGGATGGTCACCTCAAGGCGGAGGACGGGCCATGA
- a CDS encoding Uncharacterized membrane protein: MNFKIWNLYKAWRQKIWLRVVAISCLSVLSVALAQLLAPYVPELVALKAGSDAVSQILEILASSMLAVTTFSLSIAVTGFGTAAATATPRATALLQEDTTTQNVLATFIGAFLFSLLGLIALNAQLYSQSGKVVLYLFTISVVLLVVIALIRWIGHLMSFGRMDYTLDRVESATRIALAARLGKPYLGGCPFEGPLPEGCIEIQASVTGYIEHIDMEALQSVAETLGGEVYLPNVPGSFVVERGPIAHLRVESLSDEDVVRVQSAFAIGNQRAFDDDPRFGLIVFSEIASRALSPAVNDPGTAISVIGRLVRILTEWNARADLEPDFPAVRVSPLRPAEAIEDAFRPIARDGAPMIEVQVRLQKALLALRQSVPEAFNAPCAALSSYALSLATAAGLPDAEIALLHRLSQSAPRSTERNADMSV, from the coding sequence ATGAACTTCAAGATCTGGAACCTCTACAAGGCGTGGCGGCAGAAAATCTGGCTTCGGGTCGTCGCCATTTCCTGCCTTTCGGTGCTTTCGGTGGCGCTGGCGCAATTGCTTGCCCCCTATGTGCCGGAACTCGTCGCCCTTAAGGCCGGATCGGATGCCGTCTCGCAGATCCTCGAAATCCTTGCCTCTTCCATGCTGGCGGTGACGACCTTCTCGCTCTCCATTGCGGTCACGGGTTTCGGAACCGCCGCGGCAACCGCGACACCGCGCGCCACTGCGCTCCTGCAGGAAGACACGACCACGCAGAACGTTCTTGCAACCTTCATCGGCGCCTTTCTGTTCAGCCTGCTGGGATTGATCGCGCTCAACGCGCAGCTCTACAGCCAGTCGGGCAAGGTGGTGCTTTATCTCTTCACCATCTCCGTCGTCCTTCTGGTGGTGATCGCGCTCATTCGCTGGATCGGCCACCTGATGAGCTTCGGACGCATGGACTACACGCTCGACCGGGTCGAGAGCGCCACGCGTATTGCGCTCGCGGCCCGGCTCGGCAAGCCTTATCTGGGCGGCTGCCCCTTCGAAGGACCGCTACCCGAGGGCTGCATCGAGATTCAGGCCTCAGTCACCGGCTATATCGAACATATCGACATGGAGGCTCTCCAGTCGGTCGCCGAAACGCTGGGAGGCGAAGTCTATCTGCCGAACGTTCCGGGCTCCTTCGTGGTCGAACGCGGACCCATCGCCCATCTGCGCGTGGAAAGCCTTTCCGACGAAGATGTCGTGCGGGTGCAATCGGCCTTTGCAATCGGCAATCAGCGCGCCTTCGACGACGATCCGCGTTTCGGGCTGATCGTCTTTTCGGAAATCGCGTCGCGGGCGCTCTCGCCGGCCGTCAACGACCCCGGTACGGCAATCAGCGTTATCGGGCGGCTCGTGCGCATCCTGACCGAATGGAATGCCCGCGCCGATCTCGAACCCGACTTTCCTGCCGTTCGCGTCAGTCCCCTGAGGCCCGCAGAAGCCATTGAAGACGCTTTCAGACCGATCGCCCGCGACGGTGCACCGATGATCGAGGTGCAGGTGCGGCTTCAAAAGGCGCTGTTGGCCCTTCGGCAATCGGTTCCCGAAGCGTTCAATGCTCCCTGCGCGGCCCTGTCTTCCTATGCGCTTTCGCTCGCCACAGCAGCGGGATTGCCCGATGCGGAGATCGCGCTTCTCCACAGACTGTCGCAGTCAGCGCCGCGGTCCACCGAGCGCAACGCAGACATGTCGGTTTGA
- a CDS encoding apolipoprotein D and lipocalin family protein, whose translation MPIVQRLPLAALLFALGLGLATAPAQAEPKVVKVGRDHYTGTWLEIGRTPMRITDGCVAGYTTYKPSASRDIYRIEDGCRMGSPRGELRTIDGIGKLEDAGTTNAKLTVRYLGFIVFKYWVLYKSPDRSWFISADPQMQNLWIYARKAPSKKELAVMVAKAKSLGYDTRKLEFPEP comes from the coding sequence ATGCCAATCGTTCAACGCCTGCCCCTTGCCGCCCTGCTCTTCGCCCTGGGCCTCGGCTTGGCCACCGCCCCCGCTCAGGCCGAACCGAAGGTCGTCAAGGTCGGACGCGACCATTATACCGGCACGTGGCTGGAGATCGGCAGAACGCCGATGCGGATCACCGACGGCTGCGTCGCCGGCTACACGACCTACAAGCCGTCGGCAAGCCGCGATATCTATCGCATCGAGGACGGCTGCCGCATGGGGTCTCCACGGGGCGAACTGCGGACGATCGACGGGATCGGAAAGCTCGAGGACGCCGGAACCACAAATGCGAAGCTGACCGTTCGCTACCTCGGATTCATCGTCTTCAAATACTGGGTGCTCTACAAGTCGCCGGACAGGAGCTGGTTCATCAGTGCCGACCCGCAGATGCAGAACCTCTGGATCTACGCGCGCAAGGCGCCGTCGAAAAAGGAACTGGCCGTCATGGTCGCCAAGGCGAAATCGCTTGGCTATGACACGCGCAAGCTGGAATTTCCGGAGCCTTGA
- a CDS encoding NAD(P)-dependent dehydrogenase, short-chain alcohol dehydrogenase family, which translates to MVEMDSLRENYRALVIGASGGIGSAIAEALERDPRAGAVVRLSRTDIPDFDLTDEVSIMREAGRIAAEGNDLDLIVNATGALTIGASGPEKALKAIDPDAMLRQFQLNAIGPALLLKHFSPLMPRDRRSVFASLSARVGSIGDNRLGGWISYRAAKAAQNQIIRTAAIEIARTRPHAIVAALHPGTVETALSVGYRGSHAAVSPAEAAANLLSVLDSLPPEKTGGFFAYDGSVIEW; encoded by the coding sequence ATGGTCGAGATGGACTCCCTGAGAGAAAACTACCGCGCACTTGTCATCGGCGCATCGGGCGGGATCGGATCCGCGATTGCCGAGGCACTTGAACGCGACCCGCGTGCGGGGGCGGTTGTCAGGCTGTCCCGCACGGACATTCCCGATTTTGATCTGACGGACGAAGTTTCCATCATGCGGGAGGCGGGGCGGATTGCCGCTGAGGGGAACGATCTCGACCTCATCGTCAACGCGACCGGCGCTTTGACAATCGGCGCCTCGGGACCGGAGAAGGCACTGAAGGCAATCGATCCCGACGCCATGTTGCGGCAGTTCCAGCTCAACGCCATCGGGCCGGCGCTTTTGCTGAAGCATTTCTCGCCCCTCATGCCCCGCGACCGCAGGAGCGTTTTCGCCTCCCTTTCCGCGCGCGTCGGTTCGATTGGCGACAACCGTCTCGGCGGCTGGATTTCCTACCGCGCAGCAAAGGCGGCACAGAACCAGATCATCCGGACGGCGGCGATCGAAATCGCCCGGACCAGGCCGCATGCCATCGTAGCGGCTCTGCATCCGGGCACGGTGGAGACGGCGCTTTCAGTGGGCTATCGTGGAAGCCACGCAGCCGTTTCGCCCGCCGAGGCGGCGGCCAATCTACTTTCCGTGCTCGATAGCCTGCCACCGGAGAAGACCGGTGGCTTTTTCGCCTATGACGGCTCGGTGATTGAGTGGTAG
- a CDS encoding biotin-dependent carboxylase uncharacterized domain-containing protein yields the protein MIEVLTTGAANTIQDLGRNGRFDIGVSRSGAMDRLSLMIGNALLGNDLNAAGLEIAIFPFRLRFDRAARFAVTGAESAVTLAGRPLPPRWAASAAQGETLVIAPPDKGARVYITFAGGIDVEPVLGSRATDLKSAYGGLDGRGLKRGDRLNVMATAPKRAFGATLDPMAALDFAQPLPVRVVAAAEYSVFTTDARRLFSRWSWRVTQEADRMGYRLEGPELKLERRLELMSHGILPGTVQVPPSGKPIIQLADANTCGGYPKIATVIEADLWIVGQAGPDSRFLFLEVTPDEANDALRKQRLEIDALARTVEVARSLAG from the coding sequence ATGATCGAGGTGCTGACGACGGGCGCGGCGAACACCATTCAGGATCTCGGACGCAATGGTCGCTTCGATATCGGCGTCAGCCGCAGCGGGGCGATGGACCGCCTGTCGCTGATGATCGGCAATGCGCTGCTTGGCAACGATCTGAATGCGGCCGGACTGGAGATCGCAATCTTCCCGTTCCGCCTGCGCTTCGATCGAGCCGCGCGCTTCGCCGTCACGGGCGCGGAGAGCGCGGTGACGCTTGCCGGACGGCCATTGCCGCCGCGTTGGGCCGCGAGTGCGGCGCAAGGTGAAACGCTGGTGATTGCCCCACCAGACAAGGGGGCGCGGGTCTACATCACTTTCGCCGGCGGAATTGATGTCGAGCCGGTGCTGGGCTCGCGGGCCACGGACCTGAAATCCGCCTATGGCGGGCTTGATGGGCGGGGCTTGAAGCGCGGCGACCGGCTGAACGTGATGGCTACCGCTCCGAAGCGTGCATTCGGCGCGACGCTCGATCCGATGGCGGCGCTCGATTTCGCCCAGCCGCTTCCTGTCCGCGTGGTGGCTGCGGCGGAATATTCCGTTTTTACCACCGACGCGAGGCGGCTTTTTTCCCGCTGGTCGTGGCGGGTGACACAGGAGGCGGACCGCATGGGTTATCGGCTCGAAGGCCCGGAACTCAAGCTGGAGCGCCGGCTGGAGCTGATGTCGCATGGCATCCTGCCCGGGACGGTTCAGGTCCCGCCGTCCGGCAAGCCGATCATTCAGTTGGCGGATGCCAACACGTGTGGCGGCTACCCTAAGATCGCGACCGTGATCGAGGCGGATCTCTGGATCGTTGGCCAGGCAGGTCCCGATAGCCGCTTTCTCTTTCTCGAAGTCACACCCGACGAGGCCAATGACGCGCTTCGCAAACAGCGCCTCGAGATCGACGCGCTCGCGCGTACGGTTGAGGTTGCCCGATCACTGGCCGGCTAG
- a CDS encoding two component transcriptional regulator, LuxR family — protein MTDAKQTDALVYLVDDDEAIRDSLGFLFRSRRLAVRDFGSGEALLAALPLQPLGCIVMDMRMDGLSGLETFDRLKASGVALPVIFLTGHGDVPVAVEALKKGAADFVEKPFNDNQLVDTVLDCLARRREELRDSAIRDELAGRLRSLSEREIGVLNLMLEGRLNKQIADDLSISMRTVEVHRARLLEKMGARNAVELAGALKAAGVTPIRRDG, from the coding sequence ATGACAGACGCGAAGCAAACAGATGCCCTGGTCTATCTTGTCGATGACGACGAGGCGATCCGCGACTCGCTCGGCTTCCTGTTTCGCTCGCGTCGGCTCGCGGTGCGGGATTTCGGCAGTGGGGAGGCGCTTCTGGCCGCCCTGCCGCTCCAGCCGCTCGGCTGCATCGTGATGGATATGCGCATGGATGGCCTCTCGGGCCTCGAAACCTTTGACCGCCTGAAAGCCTCGGGCGTCGCGCTGCCGGTCATTTTTCTCACCGGCCATGGCGACGTTCCCGTCGCTGTCGAAGCGCTGAAGAAGGGAGCGGCCGACTTCGTCGAAAAGCCGTTCAACGACAACCAGCTGGTCGACACGGTTCTCGATTGCCTTGCCCGACGCAGGGAGGAACTTCGAGACTCGGCGATCCGGGACGAGCTGGCCGGCCGTCTGAGAAGCCTCTCCGAGCGTGAAATCGGTGTACTGAACCTCATGCTCGAAGGCCGTCTGAACAAGCAGATCGCCGACGACCTCTCGATTTCCATGCGCACCGTGGAAGTCCACCGCGCCCGCCTGCTCGAAAAGATGGGGGCGAGAAACGCGGTCGAGCTGGCCGGCGCGCTGAAAGCTGCCGGCGTCACCCCGATCCGACGCGACGGCTAG
- a CDS encoding acetyl-CoA carboxylase biotin carboxyl carrier protein: MDIDFIERLIELAKKSGIAGLEYEANGETVRITLGDEETAGSAERVAHVETKNVGDEAAPSLHRLTSGMAGTFYRASAPGAEPYVKPGDVIEEGQVLGLVEAMKMLTPIEADRAGTILSIAVEDGTAVARGALLFEIGAVPSEVERS, encoded by the coding sequence ATGGATATCGACTTCATCGAACGCCTGATCGAACTGGCGAAGAAGAGCGGGATCGCCGGTCTCGAATACGAGGCCAATGGCGAGACTGTCCGTATCACACTGGGCGACGAGGAGACGGCCGGCTCGGCAGAGCGCGTGGCGCATGTCGAAACGAAAAATGTCGGCGATGAAGCCGCCCCGTCGCTGCATCGCCTGACATCCGGCATGGCCGGCACCTTCTATCGCGCCTCTGCGCCGGGGGCGGAACCCTATGTGAAGCCGGGCGATGTGATCGAGGAGGGGCAGGTTCTGGGTCTCGTCGAGGCGATGAAGATGCTGACGCCCATCGAAGCGGATCGTGCCGGAACGATCCTTTCGATCGCGGTCGAGGATGGCACGGCGGTCGCGCGCGGCGCGCTGCTTTTCGAGATCGGCGCCGTTCCGTCCGAAGTCGAGAGATCATGA
- a CDS encoding CrcB protein produces the protein MNYLIVFLGAGIGGMLRQGVNVATLKWLGPNFPWGTLCVNVLGSFVMGLIAEYWALKSGLPQSARLFLTTGILGGFTTFSTFSLDTATIFERGESWLATGYALASVVVSVGALFLGLAIVRNLVTVQG, from the coding sequence ATGAACTATCTGATCGTCTTCCTGGGTGCCGGCATCGGCGGGATGCTGCGTCAGGGTGTGAACGTTGCGACCCTGAAATGGCTGGGGCCGAACTTTCCCTGGGGCACGCTTTGCGTCAACGTTCTCGGCAGTTTCGTGATGGGGCTCATCGCCGAATACTGGGCGCTGAAATCGGGCCTGCCGCAATCGGCCAGACTGTTTCTCACCACCGGCATTCTCGGCGGCTTCACGACGTTCTCGACCTTTTCGCTGGATACGGCAACCATCTTCGAACGCGGCGAGAGCTGGCTGGCGACCGGATATGCGCTGGCGTCCGTTGTGGTTTCCGTGGGCGCACTTTTTCTCGGGCTGGCAATCGTACGCAACCTCGTCACAGTTCAGGGATAG
- a CDS encoding Fumarylacetoacetate (FAA) hydrolase family protein produces the protein MSHARLSLTAATILPEDSDGALLVGRVWSKAAGGPSPVFFRGGRVHDLSGHVATIASLLEKPDVTAWLSSLPDLPDLGPLDAFLNGEAGELLAPVDLQAIKAAGVTFAGSMLERVIEEQAKGDSGRAEEIRKRLAPVLGESLKGVVAGSPEAAKVKALLQDMGLWSQYLEVGIGPDAEIFTKAQVMSAVGCGAKVGIHPISEWNNPEPEVVLAVRSDGTIVGATLGNDVNLRDVEGRSALLLGKAKDNNASCALGPFIRLFDKGFTLDDVGGLSVSLSVTGEDGFEMTGISHMSAISRTPKNLTGQMLNRNHQYPDGAVLFLGTMFAPVKDRRGPGLGFTHEIGDRVEIASPRLGRLVNIVDRTDACPQWTFGVRALMQNLAARGLSDRV, from the coding sequence ATGTCCCATGCGCGACTGTCGCTGACTGCAGCCACGATTTTACCGGAGGATTCGGACGGCGCGCTTCTGGTGGGTCGGGTCTGGTCGAAGGCCGCCGGCGGTCCTTCGCCGGTGTTCTTTCGGGGCGGACGCGTCCATGACCTCTCCGGTCACGTCGCAACCATCGCCTCCCTCCTTGAGAAACCGGATGTCACGGCATGGCTTTCAAGCCTGCCCGATCTTCCCGATCTCGGCCCGCTGGATGCCTTCCTGAATGGCGAGGCGGGCGAACTGCTGGCACCGGTCGATCTGCAGGCGATCAAGGCCGCGGGCGTCACCTTTGCAGGCAGCATGCTGGAGCGCGTGATCGAGGAGCAGGCCAAGGGCGACAGCGGGCGCGCGGAGGAGATCCGCAAGCGCCTTGCCCCGGTTCTGGGAGAAAGCCTTAAAGGTGTGGTTGCCGGATCGCCGGAGGCGGCGAAGGTCAAGGCGCTGCTGCAGGACATGGGTCTCTGGTCGCAATATCTCGAGGTCGGCATCGGCCCGGACGCGGAGATTTTCACCAAGGCGCAAGTCATGTCGGCCGTCGGCTGCGGCGCGAAGGTCGGCATTCACCCGATTTCGGAATGGAACAATCCGGAGCCGGAAGTGGTGCTGGCCGTGCGCTCGGATGGGACAATTGTCGGTGCGACGCTCGGCAACGACGTGAACCTGCGCGATGTCGAAGGGCGCTCGGCACTGCTGCTCGGCAAGGCGAAGGACAACAATGCATCTTGCGCGCTTGGCCCCTTCATCCGCCTGTTCGACAAGGGCTTTACCCTTGACGATGTTGGGGGCTTGAGCGTCTCGCTCAGCGTGACGGGCGAGGACGGGTTTGAAATGACCGGCATCAGCCACATGTCCGCCATCAGCCGCACGCCGAAGAATCTCACCGGGCAGATGCTGAACCGCAACCATCAATATCCCGATGGTGCGGTTCTCTTCCTCGGCACGATGTTTGCCCCCGTCAAGGACCGGCGCGGGCCCGGCCTCGGCTTCACCCACGAGATCGGCGACCGGGTGGAGATTGCCTCGCCGAGGCTGGGTCGGCTGGTCAATATCGTGGATCGAACGGATGCCTGCCCGCAATGGACCTTTGGCGTCCGGGCGCTGATGCAGAATCTCGCCGCGCGCGGGCTGAGCGATCGGGTCTAA
- a CDS encoding sensor histidine kinase inhibitor, KipI family, with amino-acid sequence MREPITISFSGGSALLLQSNSSRFDEQFQKRIWSLASDLQVAPGFTETVPGMNNILALFNPDEIAPEEARRDLSERWAKAQPLPRRGKTVEIPVVYGGQMAEDFKPWARHCGLAPLEAAQRHAAGTYQVAAIGAMPGFPYLSGLDPALAIARRSTPRLAVQAGSVIVGGAQAAVMPQTSPSGWHIIGHTKIALFDPHREEPSTLAPGDIVRFTIEDVWL; translated from the coding sequence ATGCGAGAGCCGATCACGATCAGTTTTTCGGGCGGCAGCGCATTGCTCCTGCAATCCAATTCGAGCCGCTTCGACGAGCAGTTCCAGAAACGCATCTGGTCGCTGGCAAGCGACCTGCAGGTGGCTCCCGGCTTTACCGAAACCGTGCCGGGCATGAACAACATTCTCGCTCTCTTCAACCCGGACGAGATCGCACCGGAGGAGGCGCGCCGCGATTTGTCGGAGCGCTGGGCCAAGGCGCAGCCTCTGCCGCGCCGGGGCAAGACGGTGGAAATTCCGGTCGTCTATGGCGGACAGATGGCCGAGGATTTCAAGCCCTGGGCGCGCCATTGCGGGCTGGCTCCGCTGGAGGCCGCGCAGCGCCATGCGGCGGGCACCTATCAGGTGGCGGCCATCGGCGCGATGCCGGGCTTTCCCTATTTGTCCGGTCTCGATCCGGCGCTCGCGATCGCACGGCGCTCCACCCCCCGGCTTGCTGTCCAGGCGGGTTCGGTGATTGTCGGCGGGGCGCAGGCGGCCGTCATGCCGCAGACCTCACCGTCCGGCTGGCACATCATCGGGCACACCAAAATCGCGCTTTTCGACCCGCATCGCGAAGAACCCTCGACATTGGCGCCAGGCGACATCGTCCGTTTCACCATTGAGGATGTCTGGCTATGA